One region of Sulfurisphaera ohwakuensis genomic DNA includes:
- a CDS encoding type 1 glutamine amidotransferase domain-containing protein, which yields MKVLFIVGDEYEDIELLYPFYRVIEEGYQPIIAGKEAGAKIVGKHGYSVVADIAFKDVKVEDYLALVIPGGRGPERIRTLPEVKELTRRFFLDKKPVAAICHGPQVLISAGVIKGRKVTSVASIKDDIIAAGGEYVDAPLVEDENLISSRHPGDLPYFTKGLLKALKSVREKS from the coding sequence ATGAAAGTTCTTTTCATAGTTGGAGATGAATATGAAGATATCGAGCTTCTGTACCCATTCTACAGAGTAATTGAGGAAGGATACCAACCAATTATTGCAGGTAAAGAGGCTGGGGCAAAGATTGTTGGTAAACACGGTTATTCAGTTGTGGCAGATATAGCATTTAAAGATGTGAAGGTGGAAGATTATTTAGCTTTAGTTATTCCAGGAGGAAGAGGGCCGGAAAGAATAAGAACTTTACCAGAGGTTAAAGAACTAACTAGGAGATTTTTCTTAGATAAAAAACCAGTAGCCGCAATCTGTCATGGTCCTCAAGTGCTAATATCTGCTGGCGTAATAAAAGGTAGAAAAGTTACTTCCGTTGCTTCAATTAAAGATGATATAATAGCGGCAGGAGGAGAATATGTAGATGCCCCTTTAGTAGAAGATGAAAACTTAATTTCCTCAAGACATCCTGGAGATTTACCCTACTTCACCAAAGGATTGTTAAAGGCTTTAAAAAGTGTGAGAGAAAAAAGCTAA
- a CDS encoding MFS transporter yields MDRNKIDIILLLISRITRSITAGFLAVVIGLYFLQIGLSLLQIGVLFGVSAFASPLIAFIFSIFADIQGRKIALLITLSFLPISILILLLTNNFYFLALASALGGFGIAGGLVGGGIGATVAPIQTAILAEKASQENRTKIYSIFTLASTYAGAGGALLSYIKNYDELFVLGLVLSLISFIVSVPIRVSPIIRREKDEEKNKEEKNKDLNVIKKFTYTGIFNGIAQGLITPFIPVIFEKFYSLTQPEIGLIVFFGGIVSATVMFLTPYFTELLGFVKFIIITRGISSVLVLIFPFLHISLLAEIDYVLFTTFRVFALPSQQALMMNLVSERRRATASGINQTARLLPSAVSTTLSGFLLTLALSIPFISSFIVNIVNLFLYYKFFWDIPEAQAKKKVKYVSMND; encoded by the coding sequence GTGGATAGGAACAAAATAGACATAATACTTCTTTTAATATCTAGGATAACGAGAAGCATAACAGCAGGGTTCCTTGCAGTTGTTATAGGTCTATATTTTCTTCAGATAGGTTTATCATTACTTCAGATAGGAGTATTATTTGGTGTAAGTGCATTTGCTTCTCCCTTAATAGCGTTTATCTTCTCTATTTTCGCTGATATTCAAGGTAGAAAAATAGCGTTATTAATCACCTTGTCCTTCCTTCCAATTAGTATACTCATATTATTGTTGACTAACAACTTTTACTTTTTAGCTTTAGCTTCTGCACTAGGTGGTTTCGGTATTGCTGGAGGTTTAGTCGGAGGAGGAATTGGTGCTACAGTTGCCCCCATTCAGACCGCTATTTTAGCAGAAAAAGCCAGTCAAGAAAATAGGACTAAAATATATTCTATCTTTACTTTAGCTTCAACCTATGCTGGAGCTGGTGGAGCATTGTTAAGTTATATCAAAAACTATGACGAACTTTTCGTTTTAGGTTTAGTCTTATCGTTAATCTCATTTATCGTATCTGTCCCAATAAGAGTATCCCCTATTATAAGGAGAGAAAAAGATGAAGAAAAGAATAAAGAAGAAAAGAATAAGGATTTGAACGTGATTAAGAAGTTCACATATACTGGAATATTTAACGGAATAGCACAAGGTCTTATAACACCATTTATTCCGGTGATTTTTGAGAAATTTTATTCATTAACTCAACCCGAAATTGGTCTAATTGTATTTTTTGGTGGAATAGTATCTGCTACAGTAATGTTCTTAACACCTTACTTTACTGAATTATTAGGATTTGTAAAATTCATCATTATAACCAGAGGAATTTCATCAGTTTTAGTCTTAATTTTCCCATTCCTTCATATATCACTGCTAGCGGAGATAGATTATGTTTTATTTACAACATTTAGAGTTTTTGCATTACCTTCACAACAAGCTTTAATGATGAATTTAGTAAGTGAAAGGAGAAGGGCTACAGCGAGTGGTATTAATCAGACAGCAAGACTGTTACCTTCAGCAGTGTCAACAACCTTATCTGGATTCTTATTAACTTTAGCGTTATCAATTCCCTTTATATCCTCTTTCATTGTGAACATAGTAAACCTGTTCTTATATTATAAGTTCTTCTGGGATATACCAGAAGCTCAAGCGAAAAAGAAAGTGAAATATGTTTCTATGAATGATTAG
- a CDS encoding thermopsin: protein MRYLVFLILILPLFIPISLASIPHPSSQYIYFNVSLSEGYKIVIVSYSNQTFPLLIFTPTQFAYWIKNLTTSAIVVTNISKGNYSFYLPQGNYIVVIDGYNNFYPSPQNYKLYTIPYNVYALISQPKNDSAIGIAAYGVGNKSSCVITTNAILGYFNISSIYAYNSTFYVPYGASLQLNAVLRGGNQSLFLQNVIGFITNKNILQFVTNIWNLTSPLASLNNSFFYFNSTSYFTYKLPFAGYLIINVSNVSEGVKISFGYIIIQNGSITEPIVRFFTTVYFPFKGYILVDPFNLTGNYHAYDTEFVFGGYEDGEITTFISLNATLALYYNSTYGWIPFRSIYTYGVNTGEGVTNLHVSLLHGYANVYVGNESLSLLTTHFNPSNPYLLYIRVLPYNYSFYVNSSYKIYFPENISSKYEVARLNSIYVNGVKVKNGYVISYSTLPKVVEIYVNYTYYFYVSIILPNGSILRGWYSNGSDITLPKEIYFNNNERYILTVNTVYVQQPLINYTPEYVKQFKVMVDNSTYWVNQGSNITLYSPTFLILTVKWIGTYNVTNGATIEVTSPIVEKEIIGINYVNLCIILVLVIALTWLIRRILS, encoded by the coding sequence GTGAGATATTTAGTATTTCTAATATTAATCCTTCCTCTATTTATTCCAATCTCATTAGCTTCAATTCCCCATCCTTCTTCTCAATATATTTATTTTAATGTAAGTTTATCAGAAGGGTATAAAATAGTAATAGTCTCCTATTCTAATCAAACTTTTCCACTTTTGATCTTTACTCCAACACAGTTTGCATACTGGATCAAAAACTTAACTACAAGTGCAATAGTAGTAACTAATATAAGCAAGGGAAATTATTCTTTCTATTTGCCTCAAGGGAATTACATTGTAGTCATAGATGGTTACAATAACTTTTATCCCTCTCCTCAGAACTATAAGTTGTATACTATACCTTACAATGTTTATGCGTTAATATCACAGCCAAAAAATGATTCAGCAATAGGTATAGCTGCTTATGGTGTAGGGAATAAGTCTTCATGCGTTATAACTACAAACGCAATATTAGGCTATTTTAATATATCATCAATCTATGCGTATAACTCCACGTTTTATGTTCCTTATGGTGCATCTCTACAATTAAATGCCGTATTACGTGGAGGTAATCAGAGTTTATTTTTGCAAAATGTAATTGGTTTTATTACGAATAAAAACATTTTACAGTTTGTTACAAACATTTGGAACTTAACTTCTCCCTTAGCAAGTTTAAATAACTCTTTCTTTTACTTTAACTCTACTTCTTATTTTACGTATAAACTTCCATTTGCTGGATATCTCATAATAAATGTAAGCAATGTGAGTGAGGGGGTAAAAATTTCCTTTGGATATATTATTATTCAAAACGGTTCAATAACAGAGCCAATAGTAAGGTTCTTTACTACTGTTTACTTTCCATTTAAAGGTTATATCCTTGTAGACCCTTTCAATTTAACCGGGAATTACCATGCTTATGATACTGAATTCGTTTTTGGAGGATATGAAGACGGTGAAATTACTACCTTTATTTCATTAAATGCAACATTAGCACTTTATTATAATTCAACTTATGGTTGGATTCCTTTTAGGTCAATTTACACTTATGGTGTAAATACTGGTGAAGGTGTAACAAATCTTCATGTTTCGTTACTTCATGGCTATGCTAACGTTTATGTGGGTAATGAGAGCTTATCCCTTCTCACAACTCATTTTAATCCATCAAATCCATATTTGCTTTACATACGTGTTCTCCCTTACAACTACTCCTTTTACGTTAATTCTAGTTATAAAATATATTTCCCAGAAAACATAAGTTCTAAATACGAAGTAGCTAGACTAAATTCCATCTATGTTAATGGCGTAAAAGTTAAAAACGGTTATGTAATTAGCTATAGTACTCTGCCTAAAGTAGTTGAGATTTATGTAAATTACACCTATTATTTTTACGTATCTATTATTCTACCTAATGGTAGTATATTAAGAGGCTGGTATAGTAATGGTAGTGACATAACGTTGCCAAAAGAAATTTACTTTAACAATAATGAAAGATATATTCTCACGGTAAATACAGTGTATGTTCAGCAACCTTTAATTAACTATACTCCAGAATATGTAAAGCAATTTAAGGTAATGGTAGATAACTCGACTTATTGGGTAAATCAAGGGAGTAATATAACCTTATATTCCCCTACATTTCTTATTTTAACAGTAAAATGGATAGGGACTTATAATGTAACTAACGGAGCAACAATTGAAGTTACTTCTCCTATAGTGGAGAAAGAAATAATAGGTATAAACTATGTAAACCTTTGCATTATATTAGTTTTAGTCATAGCCTTAACATGGCTTATAAGGCGTATTCTTTCATAA
- a CDS encoding cryptochrome/photolyase family protein, producing MDCIFIFRRDLRLEDNTALNYALNECDRVIPVFIADPRQLINNPYKSEFAVSFMINSLLELDDELRKKGSRLNVFFGEAEKVVGRFFNKVDAIYVNKDYTPFSISRDEKIRSVCEENGIEFREYEDYLLTPKSLFHHKNFTSFYNEVKKIKVREPETMEGKFDAMDSSMSVDFLLTFKKIESPLFHGGRKEGLYLLHRNVDFSRRDYPAENNNFRLSPHLKFGTISIREAYYAQKNNEEFIRELYWRDFFTLLAYYNPYVFGHCYRKEYDNISWENNESYFEVWKEGRTGYPIIDAGMRMLNSTGYINGRVRMLVAFFLVKVLFVDWRWGERYFATKLVDYDPAINNGNWQWVASTGVDYVFRVFNPWKQQEKFDPEAKFIKEWVEELKDVPSSIIHSIYRTKVPGYPSPIVNWLERVNYVKSVYRSIKTVNDIL from the coding sequence GTGGATTGTATATTCATATTTCGTAGAGACTTAAGGCTTGAGGACAACACAGCACTTAATTATGCTTTAAATGAGTGTGATAGGGTAATCCCAGTTTTTATAGCAGATCCAAGGCAATTAATTAACAACCCCTACAAGTCTGAGTTTGCCGTCTCTTTTATGATAAATTCATTGCTTGAGCTCGATGATGAGTTAAGGAAAAAGGGAAGTAGGCTTAACGTATTTTTTGGAGAGGCAGAAAAGGTTGTCGGTAGGTTCTTTAACAAAGTAGACGCTATTTATGTTAATAAGGACTATACCCCTTTTAGCATTTCAAGAGATGAAAAAATAAGGAGTGTATGCGAGGAAAATGGTATTGAGTTTAGAGAGTATGAGGACTATTTGCTTACTCCTAAATCATTGTTTCATCATAAGAACTTTACTTCTTTTTATAATGAAGTTAAGAAAATAAAGGTTAGAGAACCTGAAACTATGGAGGGTAAATTTGATGCTATGGATTCTTCCATGAGCGTAGATTTTCTCCTTACTTTTAAGAAAATTGAGTCTCCTCTGTTTCATGGTGGTAGGAAAGAGGGACTTTATCTATTACATAGGAATGTGGATTTTAGCAGGAGAGATTATCCAGCTGAGAATAATAATTTTAGATTATCCCCACACCTTAAATTTGGAACAATATCAATAAGGGAGGCTTATTATGCTCAAAAGAATAATGAGGAATTTATAAGAGAATTGTATTGGAGAGATTTCTTTACACTTTTAGCTTATTATAACCCTTATGTTTTCGGACATTGTTATAGGAAAGAATATGATAATATATCATGGGAAAATAATGAAAGTTATTTTGAAGTATGGAAAGAGGGAAGGACTGGTTATCCGATAATTGACGCTGGAATGAGGATGCTTAATTCAACTGGCTATATAAATGGAAGAGTTAGGATGTTAGTGGCCTTTTTCTTAGTTAAAGTTTTATTTGTTGATTGGAGATGGGGAGAAAGATATTTTGCTACTAAATTAGTTGACTATGACCCTGCTATTAATAATGGTAACTGGCAGTGGGTTGCCTCTACTGGTGTTGATTATGTGTTTAGAGTTTTTAATCCGTGGAAACAGCAAGAGAAATTTGATCCAGAGGCTAAGTTTATTAAAGAATGGGTTGAAGAGTTAAAAGACGTTCCATCGTCAATTATTCATTCCATCTATAGGACAAAAGTTCCTGGTTATCCTTCACCAATAGTTAACTGGTTAGAGAGGGTTAATTATGTTAAAAGTGTATATAGAAGTATTAAGACAGTCAATGATATTTTGTAG
- a CDS encoding glycosyltransferase yields the protein MIISITAELGIDFGENFAGGLGVLEGDKFYASARLGIEYTVFTLFYRKGYTGNEEKQRELLKNLVKEWETEIELKKGKIKIEYLTYKLNTAKAIFINILSPDWATRLNEKLYIENSEEDRFYKYLVLAKATEKYISEKIGWNKIKYVDLQEAYPSFLPLLRYFPRYRIIIHTPAPWGHPTFPARYFKEEFGFEFPFDPVVMTEIGLSSAIQGIVVSKKMLHHVSKTFPHHMHKIKAITNAVEIPRWRHPLLNDVKDIDDFSKRKKEVKKESLKKLGKESDKPTIGWVRRITQYKRPEFILRLIDELRDDVVFIIGGKAHPYEYYGVELEKKFKEYAQKRNNVIYVQGVDIQQMKLAIWSSDIWTFTPYSGWEASGTSFMKAGVNGVPSVASRDGAVPEIIKDGYNGWLYGEDRYELLPVDTYDREYEEFARKVKEALNKYYEVGYNAYHTFSDFCSMDRLMKEYAL from the coding sequence ATGATAATCAGTATCACTGCGGAGTTAGGAATTGACTTTGGTGAGAACTTTGCAGGTGGTTTAGGCGTTCTTGAAGGAGATAAGTTTTATGCCTCAGCAAGATTAGGAATTGAGTACACTGTCTTTACATTATTTTATAGAAAGGGATATACTGGAAATGAGGAGAAACAGAGAGAATTACTCAAAAATCTTGTTAAGGAATGGGAGACCGAAATAGAACTTAAAAAGGGTAAAATAAAGATCGAATACTTAACGTATAAACTTAATACTGCAAAAGCTATATTTATTAACATTTTATCACCAGATTGGGCTACAAGACTTAACGAGAAACTTTATATTGAGAATTCTGAAGAAGATAGATTTTACAAATATTTAGTCCTTGCTAAAGCAACTGAGAAATACATTAGTGAGAAGATAGGTTGGAACAAGATAAAATACGTTGACTTGCAAGAAGCATATCCGTCTTTCTTACCATTATTGAGATATTTTCCTAGATATAGAATAATTATACACACACCAGCACCGTGGGGTCATCCTACATTTCCAGCAAGATATTTCAAAGAAGAATTTGGTTTTGAATTTCCCTTTGATCCAGTTGTTATGACTGAAATAGGATTATCATCAGCTATACAAGGAATAGTAGTCTCAAAAAAGATGCTTCACCACGTAAGCAAAACATTTCCACATCATATGCATAAAATAAAGGCTATAACGAATGCTGTTGAAATACCTAGATGGAGACATCCATTATTAAATGACGTCAAAGACATTGATGATTTTTCAAAGAGGAAAAAAGAAGTGAAAAAAGAGAGTTTAAAGAAACTTGGAAAGGAGAGTGATAAACCCACAATAGGCTGGGTAAGAAGAATAACTCAATATAAAAGACCAGAATTCATATTAAGATTAATTGACGAATTAAGGGATGATGTCGTTTTTATAATTGGTGGGAAGGCTCATCCATATGAGTATTATGGTGTAGAATTAGAGAAAAAGTTTAAAGAATATGCTCAAAAAAGAAATAATGTAATTTACGTTCAAGGAGTAGATATACAGCAAATGAAATTAGCAATATGGTCCAGTGACATATGGACATTTACACCATATTCTGGATGGGAGGCTAGTGGAACAAGTTTTATGAAGGCTGGAGTTAATGGAGTTCCTTCTGTAGCATCAAGAGACGGTGCTGTACCAGAGATTATTAAGGATGGGTATAATGGTTGGCTTTATGGAGAAGATAGATACGAGCTTCTACCAGTAGACACATATGATAGAGAATATGAGGAATTCGCAAGAAAGGTGAAGGAAGCTTTAAACAAGTATTATGAAGTTGGCTATAATGCTTACCATACTTTTTCTGATTTTTGTTCTATGGATAGACTTATGAAAGAATACGCCTTATAA